From a region of the Candidatus Stygibacter australis genome:
- a CDS encoding amidohydrolase family protein — MVIRNGLVALKGEDELKKISIIVEDGKIKELTDTIPADDDIIDAEGLYVLPGGIDAHVHFNTPGFELREDFYHGSSFAASGGITTVFDMPCTSLPPVTSLANLKIKLEVVKQQSVVDYMFYGGVNGNDLGDFRTRMRELAPYVAGFKCYLKSGMDTFGSVTYTELREILLMSRELGLPILLHAEDEAYILTAEKVQRKLGSGVDNYYKSRPEEAEIIAVSQAAKLAEETGGDLQIVHISTGEAAKVAVKYGVSVETCPQYLAFNLDDFRKQGSVLKLAPVIKQDEQENLWDLVADGTISFVTSDHAASRIEDKTTGSIWNDYGGIAGSGLLLPYLFSEGYMKGRIGLKRLLEIICENPAKRYGIANIKGRIAEGYDADLVLIDADKEYVVHGADFLSKGRMTPFEGKVFKGKVVKTIRRGEIIFEFDKGITAEAGSGKMVRVQGEKNELSD, encoded by the coding sequence ATGGTAATCAGGAATGGATTAGTCGCTTTAAAAGGCGAGGACGAATTAAAAAAAATATCCATCATCGTAGAAGATGGTAAAATCAAAGAGCTTACGGATACAATTCCGGCAGATGATGATATAATCGATGCTGAAGGGCTTTATGTCCTTCCCGGTGGAATAGATGCTCATGTGCATTTTAACACCCCGGGCTTTGAACTGCGTGAGGATTTTTATCATGGAAGCAGTTTTGCTGCAAGTGGAGGAATAACCACTGTTTTTGATATGCCCTGCACGAGTTTGCCTCCAGTTACAAGTCTGGCAAACCTGAAGATTAAGCTGGAAGTGGTTAAACAGCAGTCAGTGGTAGATTATATGTTTTATGGGGGAGTAAATGGTAATGATCTGGGAGATTTCAGAACGAGGATGAGAGAGCTTGCTCCCTATGTGGCAGGATTTAAGTGCTATCTGAAATCGGGTATGGACACCTTTGGCAGTGTGACATATACTGAATTGCGGGAAATATTATTAATGAGCAGGGAGCTGGGTCTTCCGATACTGCTTCATGCAGAGGATGAGGCATATATACTGACAGCAGAGAAAGTGCAGCGCAAGCTGGGTTCAGGTGTGGATAATTATTACAAAAGTCGTCCGGAAGAAGCAGAGATAATTGCCGTAAGTCAGGCAGCAAAACTGGCTGAGGAGACAGGGGGTGATCTGCAGATTGTGCATATCAGCACAGGGGAAGCGGCAAAGGTAGCAGTAAAATATGGGGTTAGTGTGGAAACCTGTCCGCAATATCTGGCCTTTAATCTGGACGATTTTCGAAAGCAGGGAAGCGTATTGAAATTGGCACCGGTAATCAAGCAGGATGAGCAAGAGAATTTGTGGGATCTGGTAGCAGATGGCACGATCAGTTTTGTGACTTCAGATCATGCAGCCAGTAGAATAGAGGATAAGACTACGGGATCAATCTGGAATGATTATGGAGGAATAGCCGGTAGTGGTCTGCTATTGCCTTATCTGTTTTCTGAAGGTTATATGAAAGGTCGAATAGGTTTAAAAAGGTTGCTGGAGATAATTTGTGAAAATCCTGCTAAGCGGTATGGAATAGCGAATATCAAGGGCAGAATAGCTGAGGGATATGACGCAGATCTTGTTTTGATAGATGCCGATAAGGAGTACGTAGTACACGGAGCAGATTTTTTGTCTAAAGGCAGGATGACACCCTTTGAGGGAAAGGTTTTCAAAGGAAAAGTGGTGAAAACAATCAGGCGTGGAGAGATAATATTTGAATTTGATAAAGGAATAACAGCAGAAGCTGGGAGTGGTAAAATGGTGAGAGTGCAAGGAGAAAAAAATGAATTATCTGATTAA
- a CDS encoding NAD(P)-dependent oxidoreductase, which yields MNIFIYGEYTDWQKKFLYEGLDDSINIQWGTTLPEKPDYQILIWGRPEEEFISQAPDLEYLIVPYAGISAQTAEVVRKYPHLKLHNLHHNALPTAEMAFTLLLTAAKSIIPAHNKLQKGDWTPRYEGLANRLIAGRNVLIMGYGSVGRHLAEMCRGMKTNISATRHSCQKMYQENGVEIHPASDLEILLPKTDILLVTLPLTTHTENILDREKLELLPESALLVNIGRGKLIEEQALYDLLKSGKIAAAGLDVWYNYPHSSADRQHTYPGNLPFHELENVVLSPHRGGAFANYDTELLRVQHLADMLNEYYKTGKMPNQVDINRGY from the coding sequence ATGAATATCTTTATTTATGGGGAATATACTGACTGGCAAAAAAAGTTTCTTTATGAAGGTCTGGATGATTCTATCAATATTCAATGGGGCACCACTCTGCCGGAAAAGCCTGATTATCAAATACTCATCTGGGGCAGACCGGAAGAAGAATTTATTTCTCAGGCTCCTGACCTGGAATATTTGATTGTTCCCTATGCGGGGATTTCAGCTCAAACTGCTGAAGTCGTCAGGAAATATCCTCATCTTAAATTGCATAATCTGCATCATAATGCCCTGCCTACTGCTGAAATGGCATTTACCCTGCTGCTTACCGCTGCAAAAAGTATTATCCCGGCACATAATAAATTGCAGAAAGGTGACTGGACACCACGTTATGAAGGACTGGCAAACCGCTTGATCGCAGGCAGAAATGTTCTGATTATGGGGTATGGCTCAGTAGGCAGACATCTGGCGGAAATGTGCAGGGGGATGAAAACAAATATCTCTGCCACACGTCATTCGTGTCAGAAAATGTATCAGGAAAATGGCGTGGAAATCCATCCAGCATCTGACCTGGAAATCCTCTTACCAAAAACTGATATACTTTTAGTGACTCTTCCTTTGACTACTCACACAGAAAATATCCTTGATCGTGAGAAACTGGAATTATTACCTGAATCTGCTTTGCTGGTAAATATTGGCAGGGGAAAATTGATAGAAGAACAAGCTCTTTATGACCTGCTGAAATCCGGCAAAATTGCTGCTGCCGGGCTGGATGTGTGGTATAATTATCCCCACTCATCAGCAGATAGACAGCATACATATCCCGGGAACCTGCCGTTTCATGAACTGGAAAATGTGGTGCTTAGTCCACATCGGGGTGGTGCTTTTGCAAATTACGATACAGAACTTCTGCGGGTTCAGCATCTGGCTGACATGCTCAATGAATATTATAAAACCGGCAAAATGCCTAATCAGGTTGATATAAATCGAGGTTATTAA
- a CDS encoding MGMT family protein, with product MSSYEKIYQVVRKIPPGKVATYGQIAELAGLPRQARLVGYALHNTPSGSDIPWHRVLNAKGEISQYGDDQWTEYHRSLLESEGVVFNKNGKISLKAFRWLPGENH from the coding sequence ATGAGCTCTTATGAAAAGATCTATCAGGTTGTGAGAAAAATACCCCCTGGAAAGGTGGCAACCTATGGGCAGATAGCTGAACTGGCTGGATTGCCGAGACAGGCAAGGCTGGTTGGTTATGCCCTTCACAATACCCCTTCCGGTTCGGATATCCCCTGGCATCGCGTGCTCAATGCCAAAGGTGAGATCAGTCAATATGGTGATGATCAATGGACGGAATATCACCGTTCCCTGCTGGAATCAGAAGGTGTGGTTTTTAATAAAAATGGCAAAATATCTCTTAAAGCCTTCCGCTGGCTGCCAGGAGAAAATCATTGA
- a CDS encoding MBL fold metallo-hydrolase, with translation MAKITFHGATGTVTGSRFQLEIDDKNIMVDCGMFQGRRENRRKNWDPFAVPPASFDHIFITHSHIDHCGYLPRFVKEGFHGRIISSQATADLCEVVLRDSAHLQEEDAKWANKKGFSKHSPAEPLYNGEDAEKTIPLFKPIFYGDIYQLSENTRVRFHDSGHILGASLIDFKTTKNDASRKILFSGDLGRPEIPVLNDPDQVYNVDYLILESTYGDRTHSDVDAAADLERVINESHQRGGVLVIPAFSVGRTQTLLYLIRELEEDGKIPKMPVYVDSPMAIEALQIFNNHIQDFDLFARMQKMQGKDIFRTADLHICRSKEESMSINKVRSNAIIISASGMVSGGRILHHLARTLPDAKNTVLLIGYQAEGTRGRTLQEKKETVTIHGKHVPITAKVEMIDGFSGHADYFEMLAWLMAFNKAPKKVFIVHGNPEASAAMADHIRETYNWEVVIPQLGDSFQLD, from the coding sequence ATGGCAAAGATTACCTTTCATGGCGCTACCGGTACAGTAACCGGCTCCCGATTCCAGTTAGAAATTGATGATAAAAATATCATGGTAGATTGTGGCATGTTCCAGGGTAGAAGAGAAAACCGTAGAAAGAACTGGGATCCTTTTGCAGTGCCTCCGGCAAGTTTTGATCATATATTTATCACTCATTCTCATATAGATCACTGTGGCTATCTGCCCCGCTTTGTGAAAGAGGGATTCCATGGCAGGATAATCTCATCTCAAGCCACGGCAGATCTTTGTGAAGTGGTGCTGCGCGATAGTGCACATCTTCAGGAAGAAGACGCCAAATGGGCAAATAAAAAGGGATTCAGTAAGCATTCTCCAGCAGAACCGCTTTATAATGGCGAAGATGCTGAAAAAACTATTCCTCTCTTTAAACCTATATTTTATGGTGATATTTATCAGTTATCAGAAAATACCCGGGTTAGATTTCATGATTCAGGGCACATTCTGGGAGCTTCTCTAATCGATTTTAAGACTACAAAAAATGATGCTTCCCGCAAAATTCTCTTTTCTGGTGATCTGGGACGCCCGGAAATTCCGGTGCTTAATGATCCAGACCAGGTTTATAACGTAGATTATCTGATCCTGGAATCTACTTATGGAGATCGCACTCACTCTGATGTGGATGCTGCTGCTGACCTGGAAAGGGTGATCAATGAAAGCCATCAGCGTGGTGGAGTACTGGTGATCCCGGCATTCTCTGTGGGGCGTACCCAGACATTACTTTATCTCATCCGCGAGCTGGAAGAAGATGGAAAAATCCCCAAAATGCCGGTTTACGTGGACTCACCGATGGCAATTGAAGCTTTACAGATCTTTAATAATCATATCCAGGATTTTGATCTTTTTGCCCGGATGCAGAAAATGCAGGGTAAAGATATTTTCCGCACCGCTGATCTGCATATCTGCCGCTCTAAAGAAGAATCCATGAGCATAAATAAAGTGAGATCAAATGCTATTATCATTTCTGCCAGTGGTATGGTTTCTGGTGGTCGCATTTTGCATCATCTGGCAAGAACTCTGCCTGATGCCAAAAACACTGTGCTCCTGATCGGCTACCAGGCTGAAGGTACTCGTGGCAGAACCCTGCAGGAAAAAAAGGAAACAGTTACTATACACGGCAAACATGTGCCCATTACGGCAAAAGTGGAAATGATAGATGGCTTCTCAGGACATGCAGATTATTTTGAAATGCTCGCCTGGCTGATGGCTTTTAATAAAGCACCTAAAAAAGTATTCATAGTTCACGGTAACCCAGAAGCATCCGCAGCCATGGCAGACCACATCCGAGAAACCTATAACTGGGAAGTAGTAATCCCCCAATTAGGTGATAGTTTCCAGCTGGATTAA